A genomic window from Sceloporus undulatus isolate JIND9_A2432 ecotype Alabama chromosome 9, SceUnd_v1.1, whole genome shotgun sequence includes:
- the LOC121915510 gene encoding uncharacterized protein LOC121915510 gives MASLVLETLDNPPQPPGDGGTMALPSPLQQGKPLPVAGSSSKTAIVGSSSQDFLLPPPLPTIPPLPSPTFNQAAPPATPTRVVYSLSGSTATSSPPRLVQTLPGSFPDIYDGDMKKWDEHFHSIQRAYKEFGKEDDFAIRVLTEDFTLPFPFAWPSETEVGRQPAYDPSDCAGFDFFLHPGQPVPRLLQPLHATTQAFFKKRRLEQLALSYASKASLANTPGLPSPQESSPGLRPDIMVITTMPCVATTTTPSEPPFILQDGKAPRNIQPAPATIPNVAPRQSINLQFMSPTNHGPF, from the exons ATGGCTTCCTTAGTGCTGGAGACTTTGGACAACCCACCTCAACCTCCAG GTGATGGAGGGACCATGGCTCTTCCTAGCCCACTACAACAGGGGAAGCCCCTTCCTGTTGCAGGCAGCAGTTCTAAAACTGCCATAGTAGGGAGCAGCTCTCAGGACTTCTTGCTTCCGCCACCGCTGCCAACGATCCCGCCGCTACCATCACCCACCTTCAACCAGGCAGCGCCACCTGCCACCCCAACCAGAGTTGTCTACAGCCTGTCAGGCTCCACAGCCACTTCTTCGCCCCCGAGGCTCGTCCAGACTCTTCCGGGATCCTTCCCCGACATTTACGATGGAGACATGAAGAAGTGGGACGAACACTTCCACAGCATTCAGAGAGCCTACAAAGAGTTTGGCAAAGAGGATGACTTTGCCATCCGGGTCCTGACGGAGGACTTCACCCTTCCATTCCCTTTTGCCTGGCCCAGCGAAACTGAAGTGGGTCGGCAGCCAGCCTATGATCCTTCCGACTGTGCTGGCTTTGACTTTTTCCTCCACCCAGGCCAACCTGTGCCTCGCCTCCTCCAACCCCTGCATGCTACTACCCAAGCTTTCTTCAAGAAGAGACGGCTAGAGCAGCTGGCTCTCAGTTATGCCAGCAAAGCGTCCCTGGCCAACACTCCAGGGCTGCCTTCGCCACAGGAGTCTAGCCCCGGCTTGCGGCCAGACATCATGGTCATCACCACCATGCCCTGTGTGGCTACCACTACAACACCAAGTGAGCCACCATTTATCCTGCAGGATGGCAAAGCCCCTCGAAACATCCAACCTGCCCCTGCAACTATCCCAAATGTGGCTCCAAGACAATCAATCAACCTTCAGTTTATGAGCCCTACCAATCATGGGCCATTTTAG